AACACGCCATACCCCTATAGGGAAAGAATCTAATTATGACGATTGAGTACGTTTTCCCATTCTAGGAAATATAtctcatcatcttttaacttatgatttcaaacaaactttgagtttgatgaCTGATTATATACTCATTAATTCCCCCCTTGACTTAAATATAAATTTTTAAGAAGGAGATTCCAAGATTATGGtgagtttgatgatgaacatcaTGAAAAGTTCGTCCTTTTCGACTCTCATAAGGTGATTGCTTCCTTATGTATCCTACTGACTAGCATCTCTTCCCAACTCTTTCATGGAGGAAATCGTTTGAGCACCGAAGCGTTTAAAACTTCATATTTACTCCGATCTACAACTCTCCTGAGGTACTTGAGGAATACTTTAAAAATCTTTAAAATAACAAGAAATTTTAAAGAAAATTAGTGAAAAAACGTAGATATGTTGATCTTGAGGTTCTTCTAGACTTCTCAGATCGTGAAGATCATTTTTGAATTCGATCtctactcattcatctcaacaaaaatctactttgtagtgtgaaacacttctcttacagagattatgaaaacaatatagagctgttgttagggaggtagattagatcttcatacctccctgtttctagcgccaaaatgtagctgcatattttctgactactacacccaagtaatattaaagactaaaaactacttaaacacTCAAGATTCaacatgaacaagatgtaaataacATGGAATGTAAAtattaacacaagcatataacgtggttcggccatgaagacctacatccacggagaataagatgttttcttattgattatagggtcttacccttgaaagtgttacagatctcttctagatgtctccctttctctctatctaagtctctctcaggaattctctgtataaagaccatctaagattacataagttgtccatttcctagtacatggactggtatttatagacagaatAAACTCGTGGTCGCTGGATCGTCCGAATTGGGTGAGCTGTCTTCCATCGTCCTGGCTCACTCGGACTCGTTCTATACCGTCCCTTGCGATGGCATATTTGGTCCTCCCTCCGAGTTGACTTGCTCTCCCTTGGATTTTGTTGcccttctgtggagaacctcgtgctccatCGCCTCTGAatcgtagtatagatcgtcctAGTCTTCCATCTCGACGCCCAACTACCCAagtcttgttcttatccttcattaaatgcggtcttgctttttagacttgtccgtctgagcagattagatgtttatacacacgcgtcattcatgtggcgcttGTATAGtttcctcgactgagacaaatccttctctcaacgaatgattcggtgctccaacctcatcatcttatcatatattcatcccttgggatgttgacacgtggccgtcgggtattttacccacacaactATACCAGGTACTTTgataaataccgatgaaaagaaaaaataagcaGTAAATAATGATGAGGaaaatgctcatcttattacaccctgacatgttcatgttgcatctctttttaacTATGATTaggatgctcatgattctcaggattttcatcttgagaaagctaTCAGGATTGTACTGCACTCGATGTTACATTATTtcgtttgctcctcaacatctatttaTTTTTACCTTTTGGGATTTTTTGGTCTATTATAGGCCCGATTCTCTAGTACACGCGCCAACCCTCACGAAcgtttcctagggtttgatggaattccttatttatataatgtgttccagaacaaaaagattttctaaaagtaTTTTTGGTGCCAAATGGAGGAAatcaacaaggttgatgatgttgagttatgtcctattgatatctcgtgctttcatgctcttgatcatgaaaacgaagacaaactaccagttcagatttcttcacaactggtaggaaatcttcttggggACTTTAAGGTCGTACGATAACAACTCAGTAAGACAACTGAGGAACTCATTCATGTTAAATCCCTAGTTGCAGGCAtgatttagtttttcgtctgatcttggttttagtttgttgcctagtatgtcttctttttggtttagttggaagaataactagtgctttgaatagagaagattgtgactacacatagctattttttttcatcgtattatgttattattttttaggtttactggtttttaaattctaaaaatatttggaggatgatgttattgcagtattaatctgtttgattttgaagtattacaatatttttatgaaatatgtattgtttgcgcccgtgaacttgaaggtaccatatgttatcaaaagtaaagtcgttcataaattggtattcgtattgatgaaaggacgaatggacttttgacaaatacaaaatttatgcctatgcagtcatttatttggtggaaaataggataaaatcttttgtctgACAAGAATAAAGTCTactatgtcattatgaaaatagtgatggaaatatagaatagatccttgtatgaattcctcggtattgatcttcattgatccattctttttgtattaccgtgaggctccataatgtgtcttatgttgagcacgatacaactaagttgattattttgattggatttgttggttgttccgtaagatgctatatgttgagcattttgaactaaattaatcatcttatttggttatttagttattattcCGTAAGATACTTCTTAtgattgagtatatgaacggctatactaatcatgttctattggttaatgtagtcgtatattccgtaaggttttcctaatgttgagtatgtgaacgattaagttagtcatctccgtatgattaccttagtcgtagctccgtaagtttacttatgttgagcacaatcaattaaattgatcacttttgtggtttgatttagttgcgtattccaattacattaatcatgggtttacttgtgattaatttgattgagttttggatatagaaaatcattcctatggtttttggtgtccaattaaaaatccttattttctttcgaaattaaggtcgcttttgttgtttctttcgggaatgacatcaaatggaggagagttcttttgaactcgtgcttaatggtaatatcttgcatgctgtgcagctgtggaattttagaggggttatcttgtatcttaaaactcctcgatgaatgcatttagcttcggctttatgattgcatctaaattaagttggcatgtattttttttcttttagtctatgaaatgtctcttctcggaaatttcattaggattccgttcttgtacctttgccaattttattgacaaaaagggggagaattaatgtgtagttctactacatatacatatggttttcagatcattgtgtaagggtgagtggtttccatgtgatatggagtattgactaagggggagtgatacatatcaccgtagtattattgtgaaaatcgtgatgcaattggactttgatgttacataataatattatgtcactgtataatgatgatcgagaatctcgatttctctcattgttatagctacggatcttcaacaacggtgatgttaaacttacaacctttgggatcattggagtacttggaaggacgaagatttcagggaacgttgaagactatactatgaaataggagccactaaagtttatcttttttatattccatatgtattaatagttttgtcactaaaattgacaaaggcggagattgttagagcatagctcggtcgacctcgcatgcgttgctatatcaagtatgtttgtcaatgttagtgatcaaaactatgagtcttgatttctagtctacatagctaagtctcggactagggtaaaaaagtgtagttgagctcaaggacttcatgccgattcatcatacaacgacaaagatttacttaaggaaccgtggaacttcatcaacaaaaaggtacgtggagacttgaacttatctatcatttaaaagtctatctcttttatctcctacttcttatgagacaaaattcgtatgctatatagactggatcatacacatttgatatttcaagctgagtttatctcgcctatctatatctcgaaatcatgtgttggtaaagcgtttcgcttggatcgggtttatcttcacctaatgacgaaagtcataatgttttaatcactttgaaaatcgctttgacgagaaatagtgtaacaaccatataacgtcctctaagaatgtttcaatagttggaatgagagtttaggtctatataaccaatgatggatataagaattgtgtggtaacacatatgtgcataagtcatattccttaatccgaagtttgcgaacttttttgattgagagaaaccagaggaattggttttgatcagtccgcgaactgacggaagttctcttaccgagaatttctgctgggattttccaaaaactcgtttgcgtgtttagtccgtgaactcagtccgcgaacctagtccgtgtactggcggaagtctctttgccaagattttctgttgagtttggaaaactttgccggttgccttaagtccgcgaagttgtttgcgaacttgagtgggttatgatctaaagatgtgctctgaacattaaacttaaattactaaggaatacagtatacaaaccgtggctataaagttcatgagacgattcaatcaaatcgaatcatctttgtttcaattgtgtcttgtgtagttacataagatctcatagaaattgaacaactgtctaactagttcatttgagtcaattgaactagttatggtgaagaagaacaaggttaatatgaaattcccatatggttaaccttttgggttactatgttgaaccaacatacacgtacacgtttgggcacgattttcacaaacccagtaaacgtatatctcaagtgtgtgtgacaagctaagttttcgatctaacggttgagaaatattagcttgaatctaaaccaggttttcatctaacggtgaatattgattgctttgtacatAAGGAAAAatactgatttgaagactatataaaggagacatctagcattgggcaaaactaatccccacacgtctgtgtgatactagtgcgctcgctagagtcgattctcctctaaactttggttttcttctctaaaaccaggttaacgacttaaagacttcattgggattgtgaagccagactgatactacttttatcgtagttgtgtgatctgatcttgcatcttctatcgtacgagtataatcttattgattggcttgagatcgtgagagttctccgataggaaagataaataagtcacaaacatcttcgtctcattgtttgtgattcctcgacgtcctcttgtttatacaagtaagactgttgagaggtgattgattagtcTAGGCTATTatttgggaatataagaacggattatcaattggttcttgttcaccttgatttcatatcataagatggaacaaaaacctagggttcttctgtgggagataaatttatcctttgatagacttttcgttgtgagacagatttgtttaatatcaagtctgcgattttgggttgcagcaattcttagttgtgggtgagattagctaagggaatcaagtgcgcggtgttctgctgggatcagaggcgtaggagtacaactgtagcttggaccggtgggagactgattggggttcaactatagtccagtccgaagttagcttggagtaggctagtgtctgtagcggcttaatataatgtgtattcaatctagactaggtcccggggtttttctgcgtttgcggtttcctctttaacaaaattctggtgtctgtgttatttttatttccacattatatttgttatatgattgaaataatacaggttgtgcgtttgtgatcatcaattagaaatccgacctttggttgttgattgatattgattgatccctggacattggtctttggtaccgtccaagttttccttgtgtttgattaggactcgctgatttctattatcttgagtaatatcaaaaataagagagagatattaactccttgagatacttttatctagattgagtcagactgtctagttgattctctagcaaagtatttcagtgttagtccatacatatttctaagcgaaatattgggtggtattgttagaccccccgttTTTTCATGTTGGTCTCCTCGCATCCGGTTATAACGAcagtcagttgttttcgtgacttcttatttCCTTCGCCGATGTGGCTTGGgattacgaagtcacaccctaagtgaggtttctttgggatcgagtgcatcgtagcctagaatttccaaacagacatggccggtaagacgtcccaggcacccacaactcaaccgaatacgttggcgccttggtcatatttctgcaccctTTACTAAAGgacatcataaaagggaccctcagcggataggtcttattATTGCCCCTATCTTATCTCTCTGAGAGTTTTTCACGACATGAGTTAGGTCTTTCCTCTTGCATTTTcctgcgaactagggtgcatgccgtggattctcagcctccctaggcgaaggttttaagtttccctagaaaatgtttatttcatgaatcttatCTGCCTTCTATGCGAGGTCTCATCATTCTTTGTAAGTTTCGAATATTCATACTTGTAATATGATTCATTAAAATTTATCAAATTTTCATTGTTGTTCTTTTAAGATTTTATACATTATCAGTTGATAGATTGAATTCATTTCATTCGCCTTATTTCTATTAATCTTCCTTGATTATCAGTGTTCTTCCTCCCAACGAATGTGCTCTAACTGATATCTTTTCAATTCCTTCATTTTCACTTCGTTCCTAATTTTGAACAACCTCATGAATAAAGGATGCCCAGTTGATAGCGCATAAATGAATGATCGTACTAAATCTTACGTTGAAATCCTTCCCTTTAGTTCTCTACAGATAGCATCCCATCTCGCCACTAGACTACGCAGATTTTCATTTTCCCTTTTCCTTAATGAGAACAGTGCTGCTATTTCTGACTTGCATGGTTCGTCTCTTGCACATTTGTTCAGCAGTCTGGGTCGCAACCCTATTGCCTTTTCTATGGTTTGGGTACTGTTTCCCCTCCTGCCGGCCATCATAGATTGCTGCATTAAATACTCTCTTTCTATGAATTCCCTCATGTTATTCTTTATGGCTCTCTTCAAGTCTTCCCGTTCATTCTGTTCTCCTCGCCCCTTGATTTCTCGCCCGAATTCGCGATGTTCTTTGGCTATTAATGCCCTTTCTGGAACAtatttttctcctcgtcactagtaCAATTATGGTCTTTGGTCACGGTTGACCTAGTCTCGGTGCTACCTATAAACGATACTAAAGTTTAGTTTGTCACGGGGACATATAGCTTCGTGTCTAATTTACACCAGTCCACGTCTTTTAAACACGATTTGAGGATAAAACTGCCATGGTTTGTCAGCCCACCTTCTATACTCCCACGATCTACAACCCCACCCTCATCCCACTGGACTCCCACTTCCTTGTCTCTCATCCTTATGTTCAAGGGAAATCATTCCTTCTCTCTGTCATTCAaactaaaataatttttttccctATAATTCCATTTCAATCTGATTTCATTTTGCAATGGAGTTTGAATCAGAAGTTCCAAGCGGTATTATCTCTCTTTAGATCTCTATTGTTCAAATTTTCGCATCAAACCTAGATGCAGTAAACAACAAGTATTTCGTTCAAAGGATTGGGGTTTtctgttttaatcgatttaatgCAAACCAATTTGATGGGGAAACTGGTGTCGATTAATTTCAAGCGGCTTGATTTTTTTTCTGGTAAGATTCTGAGATCGTTATTAAGTTATTGAAGTCGTTTTTGGTTAATTGACCTAATAATTTGCAATTGTGAAATAGGGGAATTCTTTGTACCTTGGGTTTAATTTCTTACCAGAAATAATGACAAATTATTGTTCcaatttttgttttggttgaatTTTTAAATTGGGTACCCTTAAATAAACATTGCTAGAGAGTGGAAGATCCATTTAAGGTACACTAGTATCTTCCTTGGCAtcttattttttgctgataacTATTTTTAAGATCAACTGGCTCACATGGTGCTTTGTTAGTGAAGGCAAAGCTCAGAATGACAAGTAGTCCAGTTTACACATCAGAATAGCTTCCATGGTGCTTTGTTAGTGAAGGAAAAAATCGGGTTCCTCTTCCTGATCAGAATGATTTATTTAACCTTGATCAAAGCTGGTCTAGGTATTTTAAACACAATTTTCTTATCATTCAGTTTTATGTGGTCGATTTGGAGGTAACTTTTTATCTCCTCAGTGGAGATATTCAATATCTATGtagtttcagtattccatatcgTGCTGACTTTTaagttttctgatttcttgtcgagGTGTTGCTAAGCTTATAGTTAACAGTCCATGTAAGGATGAGTATCCAATTTTAATATATATATCATCTTTCTTCACATGATCGTTCAGTACTGAGTACTGTCTTTATTGTAGCCGGTTCTGTTTTACTAAATATGAACCATATTATATCTAATATGGGAAGTTGTTTTTTTCTATAGATGCGGGATATAACCAAGTTTAAAGTTATTAATAGACTATGGCTTTGTTGATGAAGATAATTCTTATGGTTACATTTTATTGAGGTGAAAACGGAGTTCATTCTGACAGTTTTCTTATAACTTGTAAGCCTACTTTTTCCTCCATTTATACCTTGTAAGTCTTAGTTCTGAAATGGTTTCTTTGACCCAGGCATCCTAAACACCAAAGATCCTCAATACCATGATAAGGTATGGGCTGCTCAACCAAATGAAAAACTGGTTAATGGATATACAAGTCTTACGGGTATGGGATTTAATCATTACCATTTTCAGTTTTTGATTTCACTATCTGGTAAGAGGTCCACCAATCTGATTATCTCACATCCATTTTTATTGTTGCTGATAACTCATACAGGTTACCAAAAGATGACACACATCTTGACATCTTTAACTGGTGAAAAAGTGCTTGTCAATCCGGAGAGAGGGTGGGTATGTCTACAAGTCTATTATGGAAAATTAGGAATCATTGGTTACTTACATTACTTAAAACATTTTGCAGCTGTATTTTGCGTTTGACTATGTCAATTTGTTAGAAAGGTGAGTCTTAAACTTCAACTGATGCCCTTTCATCTGTCATTTGAATTCACAATAAGTTGTTGTATTTTAACAAAATATTTATACGGTTGGTTGTTGGTTGTGGGTGGTTCAATAGGAAGCTAACTGTGACATGCTACTTGAGTCCTAATTGTTATCTCACGAGATGCTTCTCAAAATATTATATTTTTGAGGGAACAAGTTGTTTTTATTCTGTCCAAATCAAAAGAATATTCCATATTATTCTTTTGATCATCTGTCACCAGTTTGGTTAATCCCTGTTTGGATTTCCTTATGATGATTGTAGTTCCATTTAGGATTCTTTGGTTCTTTTATATAGGACCATTTTGCGTGTGGAAGTGAAAGATACTTGCATAAACTTTGAGCTAGGAAGCGGATACCACAACATGTCAAGTTTGTACTGGAGAACCCGAAAGGGGTATTCTACTGGTAATACTTACTCTAGAGATATCTCCATAATGTTTCAGTATTGATTCACGTGTTtgtttttgaaattattttacTTGTTTTGATTGAGCTGCCAATTAAGAATCACAAGTTATTTGAAAGTTATGGGATATATCAACAGAAGGCAATTTCTCTgtaccaattttttattttattttattatcttcCCAAGTCTTCAGATCTTCATGGTCGATATTTTGTTTTCTGTTGATAGAGAGTTTTCCTTTAAGGGAGGCTTGGGACTGGAAATACATAACTTCAAAAGCATGGCACGCTCATTATGCTGACATTAAAAATCCTTTCAAGAAGAAACTGTCCCTGAAGTAAGCCTACCTGCTAAATGCTAAACTGTCAGGTCCGTGAAGTAATCAAACTTCGAATGACACTTAATTCCTTGGAAAGAAAAGTTTGTATTTCTGAAGGTACCACTTTTGGCCACATGCTGATGTTCCATTTTCTTTGGTAATCCTGGCACACGTCAAGGGGAAGTCACCGGTTTTGACTTTACCAGTGTATTAGTACGTACTATATCTTCGCTCGGAGGTTCGCAAGCTAACATCAGTGCTGCCATCatgattgttttttgttttgtatagCTGGAATAAGAGAAAACTTTTAAACATTTCTATAGGTGTCACTGAACGGTTTATGCATCTTACAATGCTTGCTTAAGCTTTTGTGATTGGCTTCGATGAAGATTTAGAAATTTCAATGAAACATAAGACCTTGTATTGTAAATTgacttgtacttttttttttgcaggcaAATGGAGGTTTTGAGGAGTCCTTGCAGTGTGAGCGTGCACAataatctttaattagtaaacaAGACCCTTAGACCCAGCCGAGAACTGAGTAGGCGCGCAATAGAAGTGCAGTTGTCTTTCCGAATGTCGAGACCTGTTTCGATGGTGATCATTGTCAATCTAAAAGAATGTATATATCAAGATACATGTGAACTATTGTGATTTTTCACCATATAACCATATTTAATGCCATGTTTGATAATTTTATTCAGATATTGTTACTGATTTTCCTTGCctacttttccttttttttttagcaAGTAGTAAAGATGTTTGCTGCTCAAAACTATGCCCAAGTCCCAACATCAAAGGATCTTATCTTATCAGTATGTGTATATGGGATCTGTGTCAACCATACAAACTGGTCACGGTGTAATACAGAAATCCGTATCCATTGAATAACTTTGGTCCCGGTATATTTCAACATCCCGGGACTAATGAGAAAATTTATCACGGTCTATGACAAAATCCCGTGACTAATGAAGTTTTGATCACGGTGGATTACCGTGACTAAAGTCTATGACTTTTGGCCTCGCAGGCTTTAGCCACGGTCTTTCAGAAATGAATCACCGTGGATGTATACATTTGGTCACGGTAAATTACTGTGTCTAAAGGCCATTTTTGTACTGGTGCGTGCGtcgttctctgcttgttttctctttaaattattatttttaattatcAGTTTCTCATTTTTTCTTTCCAACCTTATGCGCTCTTTCACCAAGTcttctttctttcatttttcttgaTAAAGTTCATTTTTTAAttctttcatttcttcttcttcacaagacCTTTTACCTTTACCTCAGAATTACGCAGTTCAATGCTTTCCTCCAGGTCTTTTATTACCACCCCTTTGCGCTTAGAGGTGTTCATCTTTACTTCTTTTTGCGGGGTTCGTTTTTCTTTGATAACATGAGTTTTTTTTCGCTTCTAGATACCTCGCTTCCTTCAGTCATCCTTCCCCTCTTTGTTTTTCCTCTTTATCTTTATTTCAACCTGGCTTCCCTTTTCTGGAGTTATTTCACGTTTCTTCTCTTCATCAATCGATGTTTTGTCTGCTTCTTCTACGTCTTTCTATGTCGCGACCAGCTCTTCGCCTATCTCAATTGCGAATACCATCAATTTCTCCTCGAAGGCTTTCTTCTTTTGTTCTATTTTCCTTCTTAACTTCTACTCATAGTTGTGGACATCTTTTTTAATGCACTCTTGCGCGTCCCTGAGATCTCCCCTTATCTCACCAACTGCACTTGGCATACAAAACCGTATG
Above is a genomic segment from Papaver somniferum cultivar HN1 chromosome 10, ASM357369v1, whole genome shotgun sequence containing:
- the LOC113315179 gene encoding uncharacterized protein LOC113315179 isoform X6, whose product is MQTNLMGKLVSINFKRLDFFSGILNTKDPQYHDKVWAAQPNEKLVNGYTSLTGYQKMTHILTSLTGEKVLVNPERGWLYFAFDYVNLLERQMEVLRSPCSVSVHNNL
- the LOC113315179 gene encoding uncharacterized protein LOC113315179 isoform X5, producing the protein MTHILTSLTGEKVLVNPERGWLYFAFDYVNLLERTILRVEVKDTCINFELGSGYHNMSSLYWRTRKGYSTESFPLREAWDWKYITSKAWHAHYADIKNPFKKKLSLK
- the LOC113315179 gene encoding uncharacterized protein LOC113315179 isoform X1 gives rise to the protein MQTNLMGKLVSINFKRLDFFSGILNTKDPQYHDKVWAAQPNEKLVNGYTSLTGYQKMTHILTSLTGEKVLVNPERGWLYFAFDYVNLLERTILRVEVKDTCINFELGSGYHNMSSLYWRTRKGYSTESFPLREAWDWKYITSKAWHAHYADIKNPFKKKLSLK
- the LOC113315179 gene encoding uncharacterized protein LOC113315179 isoform X2; translated protein: MQTNLMGKLVSINFKRLDFFSGILNTKDPQYHDKVWAAQPNEKLVNGYTSLTGYQKMTHILTSLTGEKVLVNPERGTILRVEVKDTCINFELGSGYHNMSSLYWRTRKGYSTESFPLREAWDWKYITSKAWHAHYADIKNPFKKKLSLK
- the LOC113315179 gene encoding uncharacterized protein LOC113315179 isoform X3 codes for the protein MQTNLMGKLVSINFKRLDFFSGILNTKDPQYHDKVWAAQPNEKLVNGYTSLTGYQKMTHILTSLTGEKVLVNPERGWLYFAFDYVNLLERTILRVEVKDTCINFELGSGYHNMSSLYWRTRKGYSTGKWRF
- the LOC113315179 gene encoding uncharacterized protein LOC113315179 isoform X4 — protein: MQTNLMGKLVSINFKRLDFFSGILNTKDPQYHDKVWAAQPNEKLVNGYTSLTGYQKMTHILTSLTGEKVLVNPERGTILRVEVKDTCINFELGSGYHNMSSLYWRTRKGYSTGKWRF